The Flavobacteriales bacterium TMED191 genome contains a region encoding:
- a CDS encoding translation initiation factor, with protein MKEGGIVYSTNKDFVNQSEEITNNSNKDFILSICFEKKGRGGKGVTIIKGFEGNPIELVSLAKEIKTKLGIGGSNKNGEVILQGRIQEKIIDFLKKKGYKTKRVGG; from the coding sequence ATGAAAGAAGGAGGCATTGTTTATTCTACAAATAAAGATTTTGTAAACCAATCTGAAGAAATTACTAATAACTCAAATAAAGATTTTATTCTATCTATTTGCTTTGAGAAGAAAGGACGAGGCGGTAAAGGGGTAACAATCATAAAAGGGTTTGAAGGAAATCCAATAGAACTAGTTTCTTTGGCCAAAGAAATAAAAACAAAACTTGGAATTGGAGGTAGCAATAAAAATGGGGAGGTGATTTTACAGGGAAGGATTCAAGAAAAAATAATTGATTTTTTAAAAAAAAAAGGATACAAAACTAAAAGAGTAGGTGGATAA
- the bshA gene encoding N-acetyl-alpha-D-glucosaminyl L-malate synthase BshA, which translates to MKIGIICYPTFGGSGIVASELGMGLASKYEVHFISYEKPVRINLNEPNIFFHKVTVPIYPLFEYPPYELALTARIVEVVKDFSLDLLHVHYAIPHAYAAVNAQQILSINNNTIPIVTTLHGTDITLVGKSPYVLSSVNYAINKSTLVTCVSKDLKEKTLQYFNIQHDIKVIPNFINIDPSNLNVNKKTNSTKILTHISNFRPVKRTLDVVKVFNNIQKNIKSELIMIGDGPDLEKTKDLVNAYGLDSSVHFVGKSNNIQSFLKKTDLFLLPSESESFGLVALEAMSFGVPVITTNSGGIVELVLDNHNGFTCHVGDIENMTLRANNLLLNNQLYDNFSIAAFNTAKQYDTKTIITLYESCYLDLIK; encoded by the coding sequence ATTAAAATTGGTATTATTTGTTATCCTACATTTGGTGGAAGCGGTATTGTTGCATCAGAATTAGGAATGGGTCTTGCATCTAAATATGAAGTTCATTTTATATCTTATGAAAAACCTGTCAGGATTAATTTAAATGAGCCAAACATATTTTTTCACAAGGTTACTGTGCCAATTTACCCTCTCTTTGAATATCCCCCTTATGAATTGGCCTTAACTGCTAGAATAGTTGAAGTTGTTAAGGATTTTAGTTTAGATTTGTTACATGTTCATTATGCAATTCCACATGCTTATGCTGCTGTAAATGCTCAACAAATTTTATCTATTAATAATAATACAATTCCTATTGTTACGACATTACATGGTACAGATATCACATTAGTAGGTAAAAGTCCTTATGTACTTTCTTCGGTTAATTATGCAATTAATAAATCTACTTTAGTCACATGTGTTTCAAAAGATTTAAAAGAAAAAACTTTACAGTATTTTAATATTCAACATGATATTAAAGTAATACCTAATTTCATCAATATTGATCCTTCGAATTTAAATGTTAATAAAAAAACTAATAGTACAAAGATTCTTACTCATATTTCTAATTTCAGACCTGTTAAAAGAACATTAGATGTTGTTAAAGTTTTTAATAATATTCAAAAAAATATTAAATCAGAATTAATAATGATTGGTGATGGTCCCGATTTAGAGAAAACTAAGGATTTAGTAAATGCATATGGTCTAGATAGTTCTGTACATTTTGTTGGTAAAAGTAATAATATTCAGAGTTTCTTAAAGAAAACAGATTTATTTTTATTGCCATCAGAATCAGAGAGTTTTGGCTTGGTGGCTCTTGAAGCTATGTCTTTTGGTGTCCCAGTAATAACAACTAACTCAGGTGGCATAGTAGAGCTTGTTTTAGATAATCATAATGGCTTTACTTGTCATGTTGGTGATATTGAAAATATGACTTTGAGGGCAAATAATTTGCTATTAAATAATCAGTTATATGATAATTTTAGTATTGCTGCATTTAATACCGCAAAGCAGTATGATACTAAAACTATTATTACTTTATATGAGTCGTGTTATTTAGATTTAATTAAATAA